Below is a genomic region from Polluticoccus soli.
TACAACCACCATTCTTTATGTGTACACCGCTATGGCAAATGGTTGCAGCAACACCGAAAAAGTAACGCTGACAATGCACAACCGTCCGCACGAACCGGTTATAGCTGTTAAAGCGCCCGAACTAGTTTGTGCTAACACTATGTACCAAAACTTTGGTGCGGCTACTGCGGCACCTGCAGGTACTTTCTACACATGGACCGCCGATAACGCGACTATATGGAGCCAGGGCGACGGTCACCAAAATGCACTGGTGAACTTCCCAGCGTCGGGCATCAGCACGGTGACACTAACTACCACATTGTCAGCTACTGGTTGCGATACCAGCACCACTGTAGCGGTACAAACGGGCAGTAGCAAAGCGCAACAGCCTGAGGTGATGTACTACAATGGTCGTTTCGTATGCTTGCAAAACGACATGGATGTGTATATTTGGGGGTACGACGACAAAGGAACCCTGGATTCGACCGTTGTGCCAAAAGAAACGAACCAGGATTACCTGAACCTGAGCCCGGACTTCACTAATAAGTACTACTGGGTGATGACCATGAAAAACGGTTGTGCGCAAAAGACCTATTACAATGCACCAACCAGTGTAGAAAGACCAGTGGCTACCAGGACCGAGATGAGGGTTTATCCAAACCCGGCTACAGAGACAGTAAACTTTGAACTGAGTGCAATGCACGGCGCAGAGATAAGCTTCAGCGTGTACGATGTAACAGGAAAACTGCTGCAAACCGTACCTGCCACAGCGGGAAGAGCACAGGCAAACGTGAGCGCACTGGCGCAGGGTATGTATTCAGTGATCTGCACGGTAGATGGTGCGAAGATCGCAGTAGCTAAATTTGTTAAACAGTAATGAAACACACAATAACTATGAAAAGAACACTCGCAATGCTGTTAATGTGTGCCGCCGCAACCAGCCACGCACAGCAGTTAGAACCAACCGGCCGTTACTACGCCGGCATCAATTTCAAATACGGGCAGATGAAAGAGCGCATGACCATAGCGCCTGCTGTCTCTATATACCCCAACGTGGTAAACTATGACCGTACGCCCACCAACACCGAAAAAGGGAAGGCGTTCGGCTTTGATGCGCAGTTGGGTTATTTCTTCAGCACCGACAAAAAATGGGGTGTAGGTACCGGCCTGGTATACCTGAAAAGTGAAGGCGCAGTGAGCATCGATGCTACGCACTTCGAATACCAGTCTACAGATTTCAAAGGCGATGTTTTCCGCCAGGTGATCACCAGTACTGCGCCTATTCGCGAAGAACTGGAAGTAACCAACATGAGCATCCCCCTTGTGGTTAAATACAGAACCCCGATCTGTGACAAATTTGGCTTCAATGTAGATGCCGGCCTCGTGTACAACGTACGCATGGAAACCAGCTACACCGGCACTGCGGCTTACAACTACGAGGCTATCTATAAGTTTGACAACACCGGTAATGTTGCAGTGTACGACAACAGCCCGGTACCGGATCCAAAAGACTGGCTGATGACCGTACAGAACTACAACGAACACCGGAGCGATGGCAACGTGAACGATTACTTCCAAAAGCTGCAGGACCAGGGCTATAATGTTGGTCTTGGCGAAGCGGCAGGAAAGTCGGGCAAAGTGGAACATCGCAACAATACCACTATTGGCGTATTGCTGCAGCCTTCTTTCAGCTACAAGCTCACAGAAGCTTTTTCGATCAACGTTGGTGGCTATTACATGTTCCAGAAATTCAGGAAAGAAGATAGCCGAATCAGTCGCATGACCGACAAGCTGAATGAATACAATTCATTGCTGGACAATGCATCGCGCAGGCGCCAGTACAACACCGGTTTGACAGTAGGCCTTAGCCTGTGTTTCTAAACAGGTGAACATAACCACAAAAAGGGTGCTCTTGCGGCACCCTTTTTTTATTTCCCGACGCTGAAGGCATCATTTTTTTGCTGCTTTGCATAAAATCAAAAATCATGAATAAAAACTTCCTCGGCCTCTGCGCACTAACTGTTTCCTTAGCACTGGCCTCTTGCGGTGGCAACGAAAAAGAAGAAAAAATAGACGCCGCCAATGTTCCGCCTGCAGTGATGACTGCATTTAGCAATAAGTATCCCGGCGCTGCGGATGCCAAATGGGAGAAAGAGAATGAGAACGGCAAGATAGAATACGAAGTAGAGTTCAAACACGACGGCAAAACCAAACACGCCGAGTATGAAGAAAGCGGTGGCGTGGTAGAAGAAGACTAGTACTATCATTTAAGAGAGATACAAACACGGATGCGCCTGCTTTCCCAGCAGGCGCATTCTTCGTTATACACTCAAGCTCAGCCTTGCGGGGGCATCTTTTTTATGCCCGGTTAGTTGTCTCAAACAACAAACTTATGAGCAAGAACCTACTAAGTATTGCCGCCCTTGCATTTTCGCTGTTTGTATCTGCCTGTAGCGGTAGCAGCAATGCCATGGCCGACAGGGAGCCCATAACATCGGCAGATGTGCCTGTGGCTGTGCTATCGGCCTTTAATGCCAAATACCCTGATGCGGTTGATGTAACATGGGGAAAAGGCACCAACTCTGGCGCAACAGAGTACAAGGCAGCCTTTATGCAGGATGGCAAACAGAAACATGCCGAATACCGGGAACGCCAGGGCGTGGTAGTGGAAGACTAGCGTGTGTTTCGGGAGCTGGTGCAATTGCTAAGCTGATGATTACCAGCCAAACCCAGCCTTCCGAAGGCATCCTTTTTATTACTCTTGGTTCAACTTAAAACACGGAGTTTATGAAAAACTTTCTGATCTTCTCTGCATTGGTATCTTCATTGTTGGTAGCGGGTTGCGGCGAAAGCGCCAGCACTACCCACAAGAAAGATATAGCTGCAGCAGATGTGCCTGCCAACGTGATGTCTACTTTCTCCGCCAGCTATCCTAACGCGATGGATGTGCGCTGGGAAAAAGAAAACCACGATGGCATGTTCGAGTACGAAGCGACCTTCAAGAACGAAGATCATAAGATGACGGTAGAGTACGACGAATCAGGCAACCTGATAAAAGAGCATTAAGCCTGTCCTTTAAGCTGGGCTGCCATACGGGCGCGTCTGCGGGCTTTTAGCAACAGGCGCATCCGGTGGCTCGTCCACCGTTGTTCTACCCATTGCGCAAGTGTGCTACCCGTTGCAGTAACAGGTGCGGTCCACCAGGGCGCATCGGCTAGCAAGGTGAATACAATACCGGCAAAGGCGCCGCCTGCGCCGGCTATCCATAAGCGTGCGCGCGGTTTGGTGAGGAGATGAGTGAATCTGGCTTTCATGGACGTGGTGTATTTAAAAAAGAGGTTTACTAAAGTTAAGAAATGTTTTGATATATGGCCCAGCAGCAAGGCGGCCCGGTTATGCTTAACGATAACTTAAAATGCCCTGCTGCTGTGCTCCAATCCAGGTGGGATCGATAATTTCAGCGTGTGGACACAAAAAAAACGTGAGCGATGACTAGTGAGCAAGGGCAGGATTATTACGTGCCAAAACCCGATACAAGATGCAAGCTTTTTTTAGCAGGCGACAAAGACCAGCACATAGGCTGGGTAGAAGTATACAATGGCGTGAACGTCGTTGAGTACATCGTGGACAGAAACACTATTGAGTCCAGCCGGGGAGCGCTATTAATACTATCCCTCGGCGACAGCCTGAAAAAGGACGAGTACTTTGGCGCCTTCGATGTGAGCAAACACAAGCTGCCGTACTAAGGCAAAAAGCGCCAGGCAGCACCACCATCCTGCATGCAGCAGGTAGTAAAACCTGTGTGCAAAACGTTAAGGGAATTTTAGCATATATATGACCCTTAGCGAGCTGAAAATCTTACGTTTAATGATAAAATAATTATAAGCCGCTTGCGCTCCAAATGCAGTAGAATCAATAACTTCAGGGTATTCACTTAAAAATTTATTGGGAGAGATGATGGAGATGGAACTACCGCAACTGCCGCCGCACTCATACGTGCCGGTACCAGACACAAGAAGCAAACTTTTTCTTGCGGGTGACAAAGACCAGCACATCGGCTGGGTAGAAGTGTACAACGGTGTGAACGTGATAGAATACATCGTTGACCGGAAGAAAATAGAATCGAGCAGGGGGCCGCTGCTTATTCTGCCGATAGGCGACATTCTGAAAGAAGAATGCTTTGGCGCCTTCGATATGGCCAAGCATAAATTACCCTACTAAAGATCAGAGCAATTGAAATAATAGCGTCGGCCGCCCACAGCCGGCCGGCGCTTATTTTTGCTTCAGTCTGTCAGCCAATAATTGGAATTAGCAAAAGTGCATTTGAGCAACTCGCATTACGGCAATAACGTATGCAGCTTTACGCGCGTTAATGCATGGCAGCGACTGACCAATTGCATTTGACACAAAAGATCCGCTGAAACGCTCGCGTTTGTGTGAAGATCTGGGATTTTATTTTACCAGCTCAGTTTTGATATTCGTTTCGTCAAAAACACGCATGGCTCGCCAGTCAACCAGGTAAAGTTTTTCCTCCGCCAAAAGTTCGGAAAGTTTGCCGGTTGCTGTTTTCAAATCCTGCTCACTTTCAGCAGAATAAATGCCGAGGACTTTTACCTGATTGTTATCAAGAACTCCGTAGTAATTTACTCCATTCAAATTGAAGTAGAAACCACCCTTCACCTGCCCCGGATTATTATCAAACCCAAGTCCGTGCAACATTATTGGCTTTGTTGTTAAATAGGATGTAAGTTTAGAAAATTCAACAGAAAGAGGTTGGGTTATTAAATCTCTGACGGCGACGCTTTTATATCCGACCTGACTTTCTCCTTTCACAGATTGGTTTTCTACAATGTCTTTAATTTTCTCAACCTCTTTGTCTATTAACTCTCTTTGATTTTTTGAAATAAATTCAACTTGTCTCCATTCATCTTCGTGAAAAAAAGCACAAGTGTCGGTTTTTTCTACAAAATCGGGAAGTGCATCGTTAATAGTCGGCGTAGTATATAACAGGTTATTTAAATCAATTGTTTGCATTTCTGTTGTAGCGTTTAGTGTAGTTTGAGTTGTGGTTTTATTATCTCCGCAACTGAAGAGTCCAAGAACTCCTAAAAGAAATCCCGTAAACAAAGTCCGCGTTTTCATAGATTTTTAATGCGTGTAATAGTACAATATTAGTATTCTGTAACATAGTTGTATGTGGGTATGCAAATTGCAAAGCCATAAAGCAGGTACGCCATACAATATATCGCCGGCGCTTATTTTTGCTTCAGCTTGCCGCGTATCTTCTGCTGGTGCATAGCGCCCCAGTCTGCCAGTGCACGTATCACATCATTCAGCGTGTTTGAATATTCAGTAGCCTCGTACTCTACGCTTACGGGTGTGCTGTCGTACACGTGCCTCACCACAAAGCCATTCAGCTCCAGGTCTTTTAGTTCTGCCGATAGCACCTTGGCCGATATACCTTTTATAGCCCGCTGCAGATCGCCAAAACGCTTGGCCCCGCCTTTCAGCGCTACGATGATGCGCAGCTTCCATTTGCCGTGTATCACAAACAAGGCATCATCCATCGCCGCCAGCGATCGCATGCATTCTTCGCGCGATATATGCGCGGGCATTTTTATTGTCTTTGCCATAGTCAGTTACCCGAAGGTAACCAGTTACCAACGGGTAACTAGTTACTTTTAGTAAGTAAAGGTACCGAAATTTGCATCAACAAACAAAACAGAACAAACAATGCAAACAAGGACAAGAAAGATCGTCAACACCATCGCAGCCATTATACCTGCGGCTATGGTCATCATGAGTGGATTTATGAAATTCAACCCACCTGCCGATATGCTGGCCGGCTTCGAGAAAATGGGCATCGCCAAACACATGCCTATGCTGGGCATCATGGAGCTTAGCTTCAGCGTACTCTTCCTCTACCCGCGCACCATGAGGCTGGGCTTCATACTGCTGTCGTGCTACTTTGCAGGTGCGCTGGCTACCGAGCTGTCGTATGGCCTGCCGTTTAACGCGCTGCTGCCTATGGGCCTGGTATGGATCGGCACCTTCGTCCGCGACAGGGAGTTGTTCCTATCCTTCCTGCAAAAACCGTCGGTTGCAAGGGCATAGTTATTTCATCAAACGACAAACAGTAAGAAGAAGTTTATGCTGAACCTGAAGATAATTGTAGCCAGCACACGCCCCGGCAGGCAGGGGCCGGTAATAGCCGAATGGGTAAACGAAACAGTAAAACAACACGGAGGTTTTGATGTAGAGGTATTAGACCTTGCCGTCATCAACCTGCCCATGATGGACGAGCCCCACCACCCGCGCATGCAGATGTACACACAGGAGCATACAAAACAGTGGAGCAAGACCATAGACCATGCTGATGCCTTCATCATAGTGACGCCGGAGTACAACCACGGCTACCCCGCCCCACTCAAAAATGCGCTCGACCATCTGTATAAAGAATGGCATTACAAGCCCGTAGGTTTTGTAAGCTATGGCGGACTGTCGGGCGGTACGCGATCGGTACAGCAGCTGATACAGGTAGTGACAGCGCAGAAGATGATCCCTCTGGTAGAAGCAGTGAACATACCGTTCTTCAGCAAGCATATAACCGACGAGGAGAACTTTATGAGCAATGATGTACTGGACAAGTCGGCAAACGCGATGCTGACCGAATTGGCACGCTGGGCAGAAGCCTTGAAACCAATGAGAAACAAATAGCGGTATTATCACTTAAAGAGGGAACAATATTTATGAAGGCATAGGTAAACTATGCCTTCATGAATAA
It encodes:
- a CDS encoding outer membrane beta-barrel protein is translated as MKRTLAMLLMCAAATSHAQQLEPTGRYYAGINFKYGQMKERMTIAPAVSIYPNVVNYDRTPTNTEKGKAFGFDAQLGYFFSTDKKWGVGTGLVYLKSEGAVSIDATHFEYQSTDFKGDVFRQVITSTAPIREELEVTNMSIPLVVKYRTPICDKFGFNVDAGLVYNVRMETSYTGTAAYNYEAIYKFDNTGNVAVYDNSPVPDPKDWLMTVQNYNEHRSDGNVNDYFQKLQDQGYNVGLGEAAGKSGKVEHRNNTTIGVLLQPSFSYKLTEAFSINVGGYYMFQKFRKEDSRISRMTDKLNEYNSLLDNASRRRQYNTGLTVGLSLCF
- a CDS encoding winged helix-turn-helix transcriptional regulator, with the translated sequence MAKTIKMPAHISREECMRSLAAMDDALFVIHGKWKLRIIVALKGGAKRFGDLQRAIKGISAKVLSAELKDLELNGFVVRHVYDSTPVSVEYEATEYSNTLNDVIRALADWGAMHQQKIRGKLKQK
- a CDS encoding DoxX family protein, which produces MQTRTRKIVNTIAAIIPAAMVIMSGFMKFNPPADMLAGFEKMGIAKHMPMLGIMELSFSVLFLYPRTMRLGFILLSCYFAGALATELSYGLPFNALLPMGLVWIGTFVRDRELFLSFLQKPSVARA
- a CDS encoding NADPH-dependent FMN reductase, with protein sequence MLNLKIIVASTRPGRQGPVIAEWVNETVKQHGGFDVEVLDLAVINLPMMDEPHHPRMQMYTQEHTKQWSKTIDHADAFIIVTPEYNHGYPAPLKNALDHLYKEWHYKPVGFVSYGGLSGGTRSVQQLIQVVTAQKMIPLVEAVNIPFFSKHITDEENFMSNDVLDKSANAMLTELARWAEALKPMRNK